The Streptococcus mitis genomic sequence CAAGAACGGTAACAGCACCATCCAATACACGAAGAGAACGTTGTACTTCGATTGTGAAGTCCACGTGTCCTGGTGTGTCGATGATGTTTACGCGGTGGTTGTTCCATTGAGCTGTTGTCGCAGCAGATGTGATAGTGATACCACGCTCTTGCTCTTGCTCCATCCAGTCCATTTGTGACGCACCTTCGTGAGTTTCACCGATTTTGTGGATTTTACCAGTGTAGTAAAGAATACGCTCAGTAGTTGTTGTTTTACCAGCATCGACGTGAGCCATGATACCGATATTACGAGTTTTTTCAAGTGAAAATTCGCGTGCCATGAGGTTTGTTTCTCCTATTTATTTTTGATTTCTATTCTATTATAACATGATTTTAATAAAAACGGATAGGCAGGACCTACCCGTTCTCAATGTTTTCATGCTATTGTTGGTTTCAACTTGTAGATTTACAAGTTGAATTGAACTCGGGCTAAAGTTAATTAGCCGATTTGAGCCGGAATGGGATGCTGTGTGAAAAAGATAAACTTCCTTGTATTCGTCGAATACTGCGTCAGTTTCCTATTTTCACCTTGCATCCTTACTGTTCCTAGCATCATGATATAGTTGAGCTCAAGCTAAAAGTCTGGAGAAAAAGATGAATCTCATTGGTTGCAATCGCTACCTGCTTTGATTCCCTATTTCCTCTGGGACTTTCTTAACGCTTTCGCATCCTATATTACCAACGGAAGTGTGCGAATGCACGGTTAGCTTCAGCCATACGGTGAGTGTCTTCACGTTTCTTAACAGCTGCACCAGTGTTGTTAGCAGCATCCAAGATTTCTTTTGCAAGACGGTCTTGCATTGTGTGTTCACCACGAAGACGAGCGATTGTTACCAACCAACGAAGTCCAAGTGTTGTACGACGTTCTGGACGAACTTCAACTGGGACTTGGTAGTTAGAACCACCAACACGACGTGCACGTACTTCAAGTACAGGCATGATGTTTTCCATAGCTGTTTCAAATACTTCAAGTGCATCGTTTCCAGTAGCTTCTTTGATTTGCTCAAAAGCACCGTAAACGATTGAAGCAGCTGTACCACGTTTACCGTCAAGCATAACGCGGTTGATAAGACGAGTAACTAGTTGTGAATTGTAAAGCGGATCTGG encodes the following:
- the rpsG gene encoding 30S ribosomal protein S7, with protein sequence MSRKNRAPKRDVLPDPLYNSQLVTRLINRVMLDGKRGTAASIVYGAFEQIKEATGNDALEVFETAMENIMPVLEVRARRVGGSNYQVPVEVRPERRTTLGLRWLVTIARLRGEHTMQDRLAKEILDAANNTGAAVKKREDTHRMAEANRAFAHFRW